One region of Rhizobium sp. WYJ-E13 genomic DNA includes:
- the ppsA gene encoding phosphoenolpyruvate synthase, producing the protein MDGTMEQIVWFENVRRDDVAEVGGKNASLGELIQNLTPKGIAVPPGFATTSAAYWRYLASNDIKGRIASLIAGWQAGKAGLAETGAAIRRLFLHGDWPDELSDAVRKAYAELSARVGSGNLAVAVRSSATAEDLADASFAGQQETFLNVRDEKALLDACRQCYASLFTDRAITYRQAKGFDHLKVALSIGVQQMVRSDLGSSGVMFSIDTETGFDKVVLINAAWGLGENVVKGTVDPDEYQVFKPLLKNTSLRPIIARKCGAKEKKLIYGSTGEPTRNVPTSKFERAAFVLDDDAVITLARWAVLIEDHYGCPMDIEWARDGETGKFFIVQARPETVQSARKLNELKNYVVKRKGKMLLAGLAIGDAVVSGRACLIETTKDIDTFVDGSILVTATTDPDWMPVMKRAAAIVTDHGGRTSHAAIVSRELGLPAVVGTGNATQILHTGGEITVSCAEGDEGFIYDGTADYEVETVDVTDLPTTRTEIMLNLANPAAAFRWWRLPCDGIGLARMEFVIGNAIRIHPMALAHLDSLKDADAKHQIEELTAGYEVKADFFVDHLACGLARLAAVVYPKPAIVRLSDFKTNEYAKLVGGREFEPSEENPMLGFRGASRYYSPRYRDGFALECRAIGKLRGELGFDNVIVMVPFCRSVEEAQKVLKVMAENGLARGQDGLKVYVMCEIPSNVILAKEFADHFDGFSIGSNDLTQLTLGVDRDAGELSDLFDEQDPAVKWMISHVIAEAGRSGAKIGICGQAPSDHPDFASFLVDCGIDSISVSPDSFVTVKRKVAEAERRKDEAGMSHHSA; encoded by the coding sequence ATGGACGGCACGATGGAGCAGATCGTCTGGTTCGAAAACGTGCGGCGCGACGACGTCGCTGAAGTCGGTGGCAAGAACGCCTCGCTCGGAGAGTTGATCCAGAACCTGACGCCGAAGGGGATTGCGGTTCCACCGGGTTTTGCAACGACGTCCGCGGCCTACTGGCGTTATCTTGCGTCCAACGATATCAAAGGCCGCATCGCCTCCTTGATTGCCGGGTGGCAGGCAGGCAAGGCAGGTCTGGCGGAGACCGGCGCTGCGATCCGTAGGCTTTTTCTGCACGGCGATTGGCCCGATGAGCTGTCAGACGCCGTCAGAAAGGCCTACGCCGAGCTTTCAGCGCGGGTCGGAAGCGGCAACCTCGCAGTGGCGGTGCGCTCCAGCGCAACTGCGGAAGACCTTGCGGATGCGAGTTTTGCCGGACAGCAGGAGACGTTCCTCAACGTCAGGGACGAGAAGGCTCTTTTGGATGCCTGCCGCCAATGCTACGCCTCGCTTTTCACCGACAGAGCGATCACTTATCGGCAGGCAAAAGGCTTTGATCACCTGAAGGTCGCCTTGTCGATCGGCGTCCAGCAGATGGTCCGCTCCGACCTTGGCAGTTCCGGCGTGATGTTTTCCATTGATACGGAGACGGGCTTTGACAAGGTCGTATTGATCAATGCCGCCTGGGGGCTTGGCGAGAATGTCGTCAAGGGCACTGTCGACCCAGACGAGTATCAGGTTTTCAAGCCGCTGCTGAAGAACACGTCGTTGCGCCCCATCATCGCGCGCAAATGCGGTGCCAAGGAAAAGAAGCTGATCTATGGGTCGACAGGCGAACCGACCCGCAACGTGCCGACGTCCAAGTTCGAACGCGCAGCCTTCGTTCTTGATGACGACGCCGTCATCACTCTGGCGCGTTGGGCTGTGCTGATCGAAGATCATTACGGCTGCCCGATGGACATCGAATGGGCCAGAGACGGCGAGACCGGCAAATTTTTCATCGTCCAGGCCCGTCCGGAAACGGTGCAGTCCGCTCGCAAGCTGAACGAACTCAAAAACTATGTCGTCAAACGCAAGGGCAAGATGCTTCTTGCCGGCCTGGCAATCGGCGACGCCGTCGTGTCCGGCCGAGCCTGTCTGATCGAGACAACCAAGGACATCGACACGTTCGTCGACGGGTCGATATTGGTAACGGCAACGACGGACCCCGACTGGATGCCCGTCATGAAGCGGGCAGCGGCAATCGTTACCGACCACGGCGGGCGCACGTCGCACGCGGCAATCGTCAGTCGCGAACTCGGCCTGCCGGCGGTCGTCGGAACCGGCAATGCGACGCAAATACTCCATACAGGCGGGGAAATAACCGTTTCCTGCGCAGAAGGCGACGAGGGTTTCATCTATGATGGCACTGCAGACTATGAGGTCGAAACGGTCGACGTCACAGACCTGCCGACGACCCGCACCGAGATCATGTTGAACCTCGCCAATCCCGCGGCCGCTTTTCGATGGTGGCGGCTTCCTTGTGACGGCATCGGGCTTGCCCGCATGGAATTCGTCATCGGCAATGCCATCCGCATCCACCCGATGGCGTTAGCCCATCTCGACAGTCTGAAGGATGCAGACGCCAAACATCAGATCGAGGAACTAACTGCAGGTTACGAGGTCAAGGCAGACTTTTTCGTTGATCATCTCGCCTGCGGCCTGGCACGCCTTGCCGCGGTGGTCTATCCGAAGCCTGCGATCGTCCGGCTCAGCGACTTCAAGACGAATGAATATGCCAAGCTCGTCGGCGGTCGGGAATTCGAGCCGAGCGAGGAAAATCCGATGCTCGGCTTCAGAGGTGCCTCCCGCTACTACTCACCGCGCTACCGTGACGGCTTTGCCTTGGAATGCCGCGCCATCGGCAAGTTAAGAGGCGAACTCGGCTTCGATAACGTCATCGTCATGGTACCGTTTTGTCGCTCCGTGGAAGAGGCTCAAAAGGTCCTGAAGGTGATGGCAGAGAATGGCCTTGCGCGCGGTCAAGACGGGCTGAAGGTCTATGTGATGTGCGAAATTCCCTCCAACGTTATTCTGGCAAAGGAGTTCGCTGACCATTTCGATGGATTTTCCATCGGCTCGAATGATCTCACGCAACTCACCCTCGGCGTCGATCGCGATGCGGGCGAGCTTTCCGACCTTTTTGACGAACAGGACCCGGCCGTGAAGTGGATGATCTCGCATGTCATCGCCGAAGCGGGCAGGTCCGGCGCCAAGATTGGCATTTGCGGTCAGGCGCCAAGCGATCATCCTGACTTCGCAAGCTTTCTGGTAGACTGCGGCATCGACAGCATCTCCGTCAGCCCCGATAGTTTCGTGACGGTCAAAAGGAAGGTTGCGGAGGCGGAACGACGGAAGGATGAAGCGGGGATGTCGCATCACTCTGCTTGA
- a CDS encoding glucokinase, whose translation MQMLSDRHAVVGEIGAGHLRFAVADIDELVIDHYVNFKTSDFDSIEVALDAYFKSLPGQPGKISLAVAGDVADNQARISHLPWTFSAIELQNAFSVPIVRLMRDIDAVSSCVPTLPPHELVKLTSPSPQSGPKGVILLDRDLEAAMIAPNQHGWTVLHGRVGEMSFGADSADELLLVQAMRHGIGRVALKRVLTSTGLTALYDALRLRSGLEAPSWSAFDIARVALSAKPDPIAHDALRYFANWLARFAGDLAAAYGAEGGIYLSGSLAIELREILRSEAFVESFSAAGGPDGFTRNVPVYLVTATNLALRGAALAIS comes from the coding sequence ATGCAGATGCTGTCAGACCGTCACGCCGTCGTTGGCGAAATCGGAGCGGGCCACTTGCGCTTTGCCGTGGCCGACATCGACGAATTGGTAATCGATCACTACGTCAATTTCAAAACGAGCGATTTCGATTCGATCGAGGTGGCGCTCGATGCTTATTTCAAATCGCTGCCCGGGCAGCCAGGCAAGATCAGCCTTGCCGTGGCCGGCGATGTCGCCGACAATCAGGCGCGCATTTCCCATCTCCCGTGGACGTTTTCCGCAATAGAATTGCAGAACGCCTTCAGCGTGCCCATCGTCAGGCTGATGCGCGACATCGATGCGGTCAGCTCCTGCGTGCCGACACTGCCCCCGCACGAACTCGTAAAACTGACAAGCCCATCCCCGCAAAGCGGACCGAAGGGTGTCATACTGCTCGACCGGGATCTCGAAGCCGCCATGATTGCTCCAAACCAGCATGGTTGGACTGTTTTACACGGCCGCGTCGGCGAGATGTCGTTCGGCGCCGATAGTGCCGACGAACTCTTACTCGTCCAGGCGATGCGGCATGGCATTGGCAGGGTTGCGCTGAAGAGGGTGCTCACATCGACGGGACTGACGGCTCTTTACGATGCATTGCGACTTCGCTCCGGTCTTGAAGCCCCGAGTTGGAGCGCATTCGATATTGCTCGGGTTGCCTTGTCTGCAAAGCCAGATCCAATCGCGCATGATGCGCTTCGGTATTTCGCAAATTGGCTCGCACGCTTTGCCGGTGATCTTGCCGCAGCATATGGCGCAGAAGGCGGGATCTATCTCAGCGGGAGCCTGGCGATCGAATTGCGCGAAATCCTGAGAAGTGAGGCGTTCGTCGAATCCTTTTCGGCCGCCGGCGGTCCCGACGGCTTTACCCGCAACGTCCCGGTTTATCTCGTCACGGCGACAAATCTCGCGCTGCGCGGTGCTGCCCTGGCAATTTCCTGA
- the groL gene encoding chaperonin GroEL (60 kDa chaperone family; promotes refolding of misfolded polypeptides especially under stressful conditions; forms two stacked rings of heptamers to form a barrel-shaped 14mer; ends can be capped by GroES; misfolded proteins enter the barrel where they are refolded when GroES binds), producing the protein MAHKQVLFHSEARGKVLQGACKLADAVRITLGPRSKSVLIEKKWGAPIVCNDGVTIAKEFDLKDAEENLGARMLRAAAEKTGEVVGDGTSTSTLLAHAILADGHRNVVAGASAIDIKRGLDRAVVRAVEALRSISRPVTSDKERQQVASISAHNDEAIGKLVAEAMAKVGKEGVITVEESKTMETRLDVVEGTQFDRGYISAYFATDAEKMECVLEDARVLIFDRKISALGDLVALLEQIAKSGKPLLVIAEDVEGEALATLIVNQLRGTFRNCAVKAPGFGDRRKAMLQDLAILTGAQLISEDLGFKLDKVTVDQLGTASRIVVDKDTTTIVGGGGSQQAIKGRAEQIRKEIETTTSDYDKEKLQERLAKLSGGVAVIRVGALAEAEVKAKKEALDDAINATKAAVDEGIVPGGGLALLRCVKAVVAEEDLCEGDERTGVQILKRALEVPARQIAENSAVDGGVVVARTLESDGAIGFDAARNRYVDLLEEGIIDPTKVVRVALENAVSVASILLLSEATMTEIPEPVQQPAAPPMEI; encoded by the coding sequence ATGGCGCATAAACAGGTTCTTTTTCATTCCGAAGCCAGAGGCAAGGTTCTTCAGGGGGCCTGCAAGCTCGCAGATGCGGTTCGCATCACCCTTGGGCCGCGCTCGAAGTCGGTTCTGATCGAAAAGAAGTGGGGTGCGCCGATCGTGTGCAATGACGGTGTGACGATCGCCAAGGAATTCGACCTGAAGGACGCGGAAGAAAATCTGGGCGCCCGCATGCTGCGAGCCGCTGCGGAAAAGACAGGCGAGGTCGTCGGCGACGGAACGAGCACGTCGACGCTATTGGCACACGCGATCCTGGCGGACGGCCATCGCAACGTCGTAGCTGGCGCAAGCGCCATCGATATCAAACGAGGTCTTGATCGCGCCGTTGTTCGGGCCGTCGAGGCGTTGCGATCGATATCGAGACCAGTGACCTCAGACAAGGAAAGGCAGCAGGTCGCCTCTATCTCCGCCCATAATGATGAGGCGATCGGCAAGCTGGTCGCCGAAGCCATGGCAAAGGTCGGCAAGGAAGGCGTCATCACCGTCGAGGAATCCAAGACGATGGAGACACGTCTCGACGTGGTCGAGGGAACGCAGTTCGATCGCGGTTATATTTCAGCCTATTTTGCAACCGATGCCGAGAAGATGGAATGCGTCCTGGAAGACGCAAGGGTGCTGATCTTTGACCGAAAGATCTCCGCATTGGGCGATCTTGTCGCGTTACTTGAGCAGATTGCCAAATCAGGCAAGCCATTGCTCGTGATCGCCGAGGACGTGGAAGGTGAAGCGCTTGCAACCCTTATCGTCAACCAGCTGCGCGGCACGTTCCGCAACTGTGCCGTCAAGGCTCCAGGCTTCGGCGACCGCCGCAAAGCCATGCTGCAGGATTTGGCGATCCTTACCGGAGCGCAGCTCATTTCCGAAGACCTCGGCTTCAAGCTGGACAAGGTGACGGTAGATCAGCTCGGCACAGCGTCGCGTATCGTCGTCGATAAGGACACGACGACAATTGTCGGCGGAGGCGGTTCGCAGCAGGCAATCAAAGGGCGGGCTGAACAGATCCGCAAGGAGATCGAGACGACGACAAGCGACTACGACAAGGAAAAGCTGCAGGAGCGGCTTGCCAAATTGTCGGGCGGTGTTGCGGTCATTCGCGTCGGCGCGCTTGCGGAAGCGGAGGTGAAGGCTAAGAAGGAGGCTCTCGACGATGCGATCAATGCCACAAAGGCCGCGGTCGATGAAGGTATCGTTCCTGGGGGCGGCTTGGCGCTGCTTCGCTGTGTAAAGGCCGTGGTCGCAGAGGAAGACCTCTGCGAAGGCGATGAGCGCACGGGCGTCCAAATCCTCAAGCGGGCCTTGGAAGTACCGGCCAGACAGATCGCCGAGAACTCGGCGGTTGACGGCGGTGTCGTTGTCGCCAGGACGCTGGAATCTGACGGCGCGATTGGTTTCGATGCGGCCCGCAATCGCTACGTCGATCTTCTTGAGGAGGGGATCATCGATCCGACCAAAGTGGTGCGCGTCGCGTTGGAAAATGCGGTGTCGGTTGCCAGCATATTGCTCCTCTCGGAGGCGACGATGACCGAAATTCCGGAGCCCGTCCAGCAACCGGCTGCCCCGCCCATGGAGATCTAG
- a CDS encoding ABC transporter ATP-binding protein: MATLSLKNIRKSYGALEVLHGIDVELEDGGFLVLLGPSGCGKSTLLNIIAGLDDSSSGDVAIGGRSVSALPPKDRNIAMVFQSYALYPTMSVERNIGFGLEMRGVPADQRREAVAQAADMLQVTHLLDRKPANLSGGQRQRVAMGRAIVRNPDLFLFDEPLSNLDAKLRVEMRTEIKRLHERLGTSIVYVTHDQIEAMTLATKVAVMKGGHLQQLADPRTIYERPANMFVAGFIGSPAMNFLRGRVVKSDRGWQFRAEGVALELGAGNGELTKRDLILGVRPEELKIVEGHGAFHGVIDVVEPTGPDTILTTVIGPQTVIARVEPRFSGKRGDPVAFAVDPSSVNVFDAETQLRL; the protein is encoded by the coding sequence ATGGCTACGCTCTCACTCAAAAACATCCGAAAGTCCTACGGTGCGCTTGAGGTCCTCCACGGGATAGACGTCGAGCTTGAGGATGGCGGTTTCCTCGTTCTGCTCGGACCGTCCGGTTGCGGCAAGTCGACCTTGCTCAACATCATCGCAGGGCTTGACGATTCCTCCAGCGGCGATGTCGCCATTGGTGGCCGCTCGGTATCGGCTCTGCCCCCGAAAGACCGCAACATCGCGATGGTCTTCCAGTCCTACGCGCTTTACCCGACGATGTCGGTCGAGCGTAACATCGGTTTTGGTCTGGAGATGCGTGGTGTACCGGCGGACCAGCGGCGCGAAGCCGTCGCGCAAGCCGCCGACATGCTGCAGGTCACGCATCTCCTTGACCGCAAACCGGCGAACCTGTCCGGCGGTCAGCGCCAGCGCGTAGCAATGGGACGCGCAATCGTCCGGAATCCGGACTTGTTTCTGTTCGACGAGCCGCTTTCCAATCTTGATGCCAAGCTCAGGGTGGAGATGCGCACCGAGATCAAGAGGCTCCATGAGCGGCTTGGGACCAGCATCGTTTACGTGACGCATGACCAGATCGAAGCCATGACATTGGCTACCAAGGTGGCGGTCATGAAGGGTGGCCATCTCCAGCAACTGGCCGATCCGCGAACCATCTACGAGCGCCCCGCCAACATGTTCGTCGCCGGTTTCATTGGTTCGCCGGCCATGAATTTTCTCCGGGGACGCGTGGTCAAAAGCGATCGTGGTTGGCAGTTTCGCGCGGAGGGGGTGGCGCTGGAACTCGGAGCCGGAAACGGTGAATTGACCAAGCGGGATCTGATCCTGGGTGTTCGTCCGGAGGAGTTGAAGATTGTAGAAGGACACGGCGCCTTTCATGGTGTCATCGACGTGGTCGAGCCCACCGGACCGGATACGATCCTGACGACGGTCATTGGTCCTCAAACCGTTATCGCTCGGGTGGAGCCTCGATTTTCCGGAAAGAGGGGAGATCCAGTTGCCTTTGCCGTGGATCCATCGAGCGTCAATGTCTTCGATGCAGAGACGCAGCTGAGGCTATAG
- a CDS encoding carbohydrate ABC transporter permease, giving the protein MFRTKHSRRLAADVLTYIVLCALGIFCLGPILWMFLTSLKAETDIVTSQMQYIPRQVTFQNYVAIWTQSNFPVLIGNSLIVTIVTVAICVVAGTLAAYAFARMTFRGRNSLMLGYLLIRMFPAVMMIIPLYVMMKTVGLVDSRFGLALAYTSFLLPLFVWMLKGFLDAAPRELESAARIDGSTRLGAMVRIVLPLARNGLLASSVFIAIAAWNEFIFALMLTTGQGSRTWPVGLQLMVGEFQLPWGVLAAGGILSILPVMLLFAIVQRAMVQGLTAGAIKG; this is encoded by the coding sequence ATGTTTCGAACCAAACATAGCAGGCGTTTGGCAGCCGACGTTCTCACCTACATCGTCTTGTGCGCGCTCGGGATATTCTGCCTTGGTCCGATCCTCTGGATGTTCCTGACCTCACTGAAGGCCGAAACGGACATCGTCACCTCGCAGATGCAATATATTCCCCGGCAGGTGACATTTCAGAACTACGTGGCGATCTGGACGCAGTCCAACTTTCCGGTTTTGATCGGCAACAGCCTGATCGTAACCATCGTCACCGTGGCCATCTGCGTCGTTGCCGGCACGCTGGCGGCTTACGCGTTTGCACGGATGACATTCCGCGGCCGCAACAGCCTCATGCTGGGCTACCTGCTGATCCGTATGTTCCCCGCCGTGATGATGATCATCCCGCTTTATGTGATGATGAAAACCGTCGGCCTGGTGGACAGCCGGTTCGGCCTTGCGCTTGCCTATACCAGTTTCCTGCTGCCGCTTTTCGTGTGGATGCTCAAGGGCTTCCTGGACGCTGCGCCCAGGGAGCTCGAAAGCGCCGCGCGCATCGACGGATCGACGCGGCTCGGCGCCATGGTCCGCATCGTCTTACCGCTGGCGCGCAATGGTCTGCTCGCCAGTTCGGTCTTCATTGCCATCGCCGCCTGGAACGAATTCATTTTCGCCCTCATGCTGACCACCGGGCAGGGATCGCGCACATGGCCTGTCGGGCTGCAACTGATGGTCGGTGAATTCCAGCTTCCATGGGGTGTTCTGGCCGCCGGCGGCATTCTCAGCATTCTGCCCGTCATGCTTCTTTTCGCAATCGTCCAGCGGGCGATGGTCCAGGGGCTCACTGCCGGCGCAATCAAGGGCTGA
- a CDS encoding carbohydrate ABC transporter permease — protein sequence MTSTLRSRPLRRLGELSETRSWVYLLLLPSLLLLLLVVAYPTIYGFVISTREMRLTRPGLNGWVGMKHYVAMMSDRVFWISLKNTAIWVVAAVAVEMTLGFIAAIALNRNLPGTKIFGVLILLPYFLPNVVAGHMWALLLDPRLGVVNDIFVRIGLLNAYKAWFADPNTALAATILVEAWHGFPFFALLFLAGLKGIPEDLYKAAAVDGAGSFTKFRLITVPMLKTVIVAAVILRVIGLVNSPDLLLVLTGGGPGNATQVLSLYAFQTAHRDFNFGYAGALSVVMFLILMMFATIYIRLSRITKE from the coding sequence ATGACATCAACCTTACGCAGCCGACCGCTCCGCCGCCTTGGCGAACTCTCGGAGACACGCTCCTGGGTCTATCTTCTCCTGTTGCCGAGCCTCCTTCTACTTCTCCTCGTCGTCGCTTACCCGACGATCTACGGCTTCGTCATCAGTACGCGGGAAATGCGCCTCACCCGGCCGGGCCTCAACGGCTGGGTGGGAATGAAGCACTATGTGGCGATGATGTCCGATCGGGTCTTCTGGATCTCGCTGAAGAACACCGCGATATGGGTGGTGGCGGCGGTCGCCGTCGAGATGACGCTCGGCTTCATCGCTGCCATTGCGCTGAACCGAAATCTGCCGGGGACGAAGATCTTCGGCGTTTTGATCCTGCTGCCCTATTTCCTTCCGAATGTTGTCGCCGGACACATGTGGGCGCTGCTTCTCGACCCGCGGCTTGGCGTCGTCAACGACATCTTCGTCCGGATAGGCCTGCTCAATGCCTACAAGGCATGGTTTGCCGACCCGAATACCGCGCTTGCCGCCACGATCCTCGTCGAAGCCTGGCATGGGTTTCCATTCTTTGCCCTGCTGTTTCTCGCTGGCCTGAAAGGGATTCCCGAGGACCTATACAAGGCTGCCGCCGTAGACGGCGCCGGTTCCTTTACGAAATTCCGGTTGATCACGGTGCCGATGCTCAAAACGGTAATCGTCGCTGCAGTCATCCTGCGTGTCATCGGCCTTGTCAATTCTCCCGATCTTCTGCTGGTCCTGACCGGCGGCGGCCCCGGAAACGCGACGCAAGTCCTGTCGCTCTACGCCTTTCAGACGGCCCACCGGGATTTCAATTTTGGCTACGCCGGAGCTCTGTCGGTCGTGATGTTCCTGATCCTGATGATGTTTGCGACGATCTACATCCGCCTGTCACGTATAACGAAAGAATGA